The Arthrobacter sp. NicSoilC5 genome has a window encoding:
- a CDS encoding polyprenyl synthetase family protein, whose translation MTAAEQLRNEQADFVAGVAGELTGFLTARQSVMSGISPDIEPIMGSISNLVTGGKRLRALMCYWGWRGAGGEAGASQVVTAGAALELFQAAALIHDDIIDRSDTRRGGPSVHRRFSQLHTAQGWALDSERFGQAAAILAGDLCLSFSEEAFTDIGERAASGSRARLIFNLMRAEVMAGQYLDILEEVAGPVRDRAGAVGRAQSIIRFKSAKYSTEHPLALGGALAGATNELLRGYSAFALPLGEAFQLRDDVLGVFGDPLTTGKPAGDDLREGKRTVLVALALDQASPEESAFIDASLGSPDLSDADILEIRRIIEDSGALQATEVLINEFGSAAFDALDGLELEELPKTALRRLAEATVSRAS comes from the coding sequence GTGACCGCCGCGGAGCAGTTAAGGAATGAACAGGCCGACTTTGTAGCAGGGGTGGCCGGGGAGCTCACAGGCTTCCTGACGGCACGGCAGTCGGTCATGTCCGGCATTTCCCCCGACATCGAACCCATCATGGGCTCGATCTCCAATTTGGTCACCGGCGGCAAGCGCCTCCGGGCGCTGATGTGCTACTGGGGCTGGCGGGGCGCAGGCGGCGAGGCGGGGGCCAGCCAGGTCGTCACGGCCGGTGCCGCACTTGAACTGTTCCAGGCGGCCGCCCTGATCCACGATGACATCATCGACCGTTCGGATACGCGGCGGGGCGGTCCCAGCGTGCACCGCCGTTTCAGCCAGCTGCACACTGCGCAGGGCTGGGCGCTGGACAGCGAACGGTTTGGCCAGGCCGCTGCCATCCTTGCGGGCGACCTTTGCCTTTCCTTCAGCGAAGAGGCGTTCACTGACATCGGCGAACGGGCTGCGTCGGGCAGCCGGGCCAGGCTCATCTTCAACCTCATGCGGGCAGAGGTCATGGCCGGCCAGTACCTGGACATCCTGGAAGAAGTAGCAGGTCCGGTCCGGGACCGGGCCGGTGCCGTCGGCAGGGCCCAGTCGATCATCCGGTTCAAGAGTGCCAAGTACTCCACCGAACACCCCCTGGCCCTGGGTGGGGCCCTGGCCGGGGCCACCAATGAGCTGCTCCGGGGCTACTCGGCATTTGCCCTCCCGCTGGGCGAAGCGTTCCAGCTCCGCGATGACGTCCTGGGCGTGTTTGGTGATCCGCTGACCACCGGGAAGCCGGCCGGCGACGACCTGCGCGAAGGAAAGCGGACGGTTTTGGTGGCACTCGCCCTGGACCAGGCTTCGCCGGAAGAGTCGGCATTCATCGATGCCAGCCTGGGCAGCCCGGATCTGTCAGACGCTGACATCCTGGAGATCCGGCGGATCATCGAGGACTCCGGAGCGCTCCAGGCCACCGAAGTCCTCATCAATGAATTCGGCTCGGCAGCCTTCGATGCACTTGACGGGCTTGAACTGGAAGAGTTGCCCAAAACCGCCCTCCGGAGGCTGGCCGAAGCGACGGTCAGCCGAGCCTCCTGA
- the dinB gene encoding DNA polymerase IV gives MNQASAARPPARRRTCIMHVDMDAFFVSVELRTRPELRGKPVIVGFPGERSVVLSGSYEARAFGVKSAMPMAVAMRMCPQAVVIEPRHKLYYEVSGQLMAIFESITGLVEPLSVDEAFLDVTGALRRLGPPRGIGELIRRRVAAELGITASVGIAETKFVAKIASTRCKPDGLLLIGPDQTVPYLHSLPVGALWGVGAKTKEVLAKMGISTVADVAATPVSSLKKVLGATGEHVHQLAWGIDPRPVTPVRLEKSIGAEETFATDTDDDALLRRELLRLSHRTAGRLRSSGMVARTVALKLRFADFSTITRSRTVQTPVDSAQLIYAVALQLLESVGTRAMAVRLVGVRAEQLEETARTSLQLSIDRRDDNWRAAEQALDEVARKFGNKSVLPARLMEPENRPGDSTQRPA, from the coding sequence ATGAACCAGGCATCCGCCGCGCGCCCTCCGGCCCGGCGGCGCACGTGCATCATGCACGTAGACATGGACGCTTTCTTTGTCTCCGTGGAGCTGCGCACGCGCCCCGAACTTCGCGGCAAGCCCGTCATTGTCGGCTTTCCGGGGGAGCGCTCCGTGGTTCTCTCGGGGTCCTACGAAGCCCGGGCGTTTGGCGTCAAATCCGCGATGCCCATGGCCGTGGCCATGCGGATGTGTCCGCAGGCAGTAGTGATCGAACCCCGGCACAAGCTCTACTACGAGGTGTCCGGGCAGCTGATGGCCATCTTTGAATCCATCACGGGACTCGTGGAGCCGCTCAGCGTCGATGAAGCCTTCCTGGACGTTACAGGAGCCCTGCGGCGGCTGGGGCCGCCCAGGGGAATTGGCGAGCTGATCCGGCGCCGGGTCGCAGCGGAACTTGGCATCACCGCCTCAGTCGGGATTGCCGAGACCAAGTTCGTTGCCAAGATCGCGTCCACCCGGTGCAAGCCCGACGGCCTGCTGCTCATCGGACCGGACCAGACCGTGCCCTACCTGCACAGTTTGCCCGTGGGTGCGCTCTGGGGTGTCGGTGCCAAGACCAAAGAGGTCCTGGCAAAGATGGGGATCAGCACCGTGGCGGACGTCGCCGCAACCCCGGTGTCGTCGCTGAAGAAGGTCCTGGGCGCTACGGGGGAGCACGTTCACCAGCTTGCCTGGGGCATCGATCCCCGTCCCGTCACGCCGGTGCGGCTGGAAAAGAGCATCGGAGCGGAAGAGACCTTTGCCACGGATACCGACGACGACGCCCTCCTTCGCCGGGAACTGCTGCGGCTTTCGCACCGGACCGCGGGCCGTCTGCGGAGTTCCGGGATGGTGGCCCGGACCGTGGCACTGAAGCTGCGGTTCGCCGACTTTTCCACGATCACCAGGAGCAGGACCGTCCAGACACCAGTGGACAGCGCCCAATTGATCTACGCGGTGGCACTCCAGCTCCTGGAGTCCGTCGGGACCAGGGCCATGGCCGTCCGGTTGGTGGGGGTCAGGGCCGAGCAGCTCGAGGAAACGGCCCGGACCTCGCTCCAGCTGAGCATTGACCGCAGGGATGACAACTGGCGCGCGGCCGAGCAGGCACTGGACGAGGTGGCGCGCAAATTCGGCAACAAATCGGTCCTTCCGGCCCGCCTGATGGAGCCGGAAAACCGGCCGGGGGACAGCACGCAACGGCCCGCCTGA
- a CDS encoding DUF3040 domain-containing protein: MPLSEHEQKLLEQLEKQLHEDDPKFANSMGSDPGRSWSTRHVVIGVLGALAGVFLLLVGVTLQNIFVGVLGFVVMGGGVYFATMRSSRGKAGSKAGGGKPGKQRSSFMSSLEERWDERRRGEP, from the coding sequence ATGCCGCTGTCGGAGCACGAACAGAAGCTGCTTGAGCAGCTTGAAAAGCAGCTTCACGAGGACGACCCGAAATTTGCGAACTCCATGGGTTCGGACCCGGGGCGTTCATGGTCAACCAGGCATGTGGTCATTGGGGTTCTCGGCGCGTTGGCCGGCGTCTTCCTGCTTCTGGTCGGGGTCACCCTCCAGAACATCTTTGTGGGAGTGCTGGGCTTCGTGGTCATGGGCGGGGGCGTTTACTTCGCCACCATGCGCAGTTCCCGTGGCAAAGCCGGGTCCAAGGCCGGCGGGGGAAAGCCCGGCAAACAAAGGAGTTCGTTTATGAGCAGCCTTGAAGAGCGGTGGGACGAGCGCCGCAGGGGTGAACCCTAG
- the mraZ gene encoding division/cell wall cluster transcriptional repressor MraZ yields MFLGTHSPRLDEKGRIILPAKFREELASGLVLTRGQERCIYVFSEKEFARVHEQMREAPISSKQARDYIRVFLSGASDEVPDKQGRVTIPPALREYAGLGRELAVIGAGTRAEIWDAQAWNEYLAEKETAFSETDDPIPGIL; encoded by the coding sequence GTGTTTCTGGGCACTCACTCGCCGCGTCTGGATGAAAAGGGACGGATCATTCTCCCCGCTAAGTTCCGCGAGGAGCTTGCCAGCGGCTTGGTGCTTACAAGGGGCCAGGAGCGTTGCATCTACGTCTTCAGCGAGAAGGAATTTGCGCGGGTCCACGAGCAGATGCGGGAGGCTCCAATCTCCTCCAAGCAGGCACGTGACTACATCCGCGTCTTTCTCTCTGGAGCCTCTGACGAGGTACCTGACAAGCAGGGGCGCGTGACCATTCCACCGGCGCTCCGGGAGTATGCAGGACTCGGAAGGGAACTTGCCGTCATCGGCGCCGGTACCCGCGCCGAGATCTGGGACGCCCAGGCTTGGAATGAATACCTCGCGGAGAAGGAGACGGCCTTTTCCGAAACTGACGATCCCATTCCGGGCATTCTCTGA
- the rsmH gene encoding 16S rRNA (cytosine(1402)-N(4))-methyltransferase RsmH, which yields MTDQPKPTSERHVPVLRDRCINLLAPGFEAARLRGETPVAVDTTLGMGGHSEAMLQRFPDLHLIGIDRDEEALALAGERLAPFAARTDLVHAVYDEIQDVLADLGVAEAHGILMDLGVSSLQLDERERGFAYSFDAPLDMRMDTSRGQTAADVVNTYSEEDLVRIIRKWGEEKFAGRIANRIVSARAAKPFTTTGELVEQIRSVVPASAAKSGGHPAKRTFQALRIEVNEELDVLERAVPAAVDSLALGGRIVVMSYHSLEDKIVKGVFQSRSKSSAPLGFPVELEEHKPELKTLTKGTEVPTAVEIAENPRAASARLRAAERIRARRAA from the coding sequence ATGACCGATCAACCCAAGCCCACGTCCGAACGCCATGTACCGGTCCTTCGCGACCGGTGCATCAATTTGTTGGCACCGGGATTCGAAGCGGCACGGCTGCGCGGCGAGACCCCCGTTGCCGTCGACACCACCCTGGGCATGGGCGGGCACTCGGAGGCCATGCTGCAGAGGTTTCCCGACCTCCACCTCATCGGCATCGACCGGGACGAGGAAGCGCTGGCCCTCGCGGGGGAACGGCTTGCTCCGTTCGCCGCCCGGACTGACCTGGTGCACGCCGTGTATGACGAGATCCAGGATGTCCTGGCAGACCTCGGCGTGGCCGAAGCCCACGGAATCCTCATGGACCTGGGTGTCTCGTCCCTGCAGCTGGACGAGCGTGAGCGCGGCTTCGCCTACTCTTTCGACGCGCCGCTGGACATGCGCATGGATACCAGCCGGGGCCAAACCGCCGCGGACGTGGTCAATACGTACAGCGAAGAGGACCTGGTCCGGATCATCCGCAAGTGGGGCGAGGAAAAGTTTGCCGGGCGGATCGCCAACAGGATCGTCTCAGCGCGTGCGGCCAAGCCCTTCACTACCACCGGCGAACTGGTGGAGCAGATCCGTTCCGTGGTTCCGGCGTCCGCTGCGAAGTCCGGTGGACATCCCGCCAAAAGGACCTTCCAGGCTTTGCGGATCGAGGTCAACGAAGAGCTCGACGTCCTGGAACGGGCAGTGCCTGCCGCCGTCGATTCACTGGCCCTCGGCGGCCGCATCGTGGTCATGTCCTACCACTCACTGGAGGACAAGATCGTCAAAGGTGTTTTCCAGTCCCGCTCCAAGTCTTCGGCTCCCCTTGGTTTCCCGGTGGAGCTGGAAGAACACAAGCCCGAACTCAAGACCCTGACCAAAGGCACTGAGGTGCCCACCGCCGTCGAAATCGCCGAAAACCCGCGCGCCGCCTCCGCCAGGCTCCGCGCGGCAGAACGAATCAGAGCCAGGAGAGCTGCATGA
- a CDS encoding penicillin-binding protein 2 yields MAKTTGTAGKSKVPNATKRLRLGLGIMLTLLLVVGGKLFLVQGLDVGGMAEAALNSRMTSAILPAERGSILDSRGTVLANSVIRYNIVVDQRVNTKTDSYKRLEQTDGHEKLVDVSRDQAISELASALGMDTNAVRDAVTGQQPYYIVAKDVKPDVEDRISKLQVPGIVAEGVSKRVYPNGAVAGGVVGFLQDGTTGLAGIEQTQDDKLKGTDGKRLFEIGADGLRIPVGLDELTPPQNGKDVKLTLNSDLQYFAQQAIQSQADKLSAEWGVIIVMDAKTGNLLALADTNSPDPNNPGLVAAKDRGVRSVTAAYEPGSVEKMMTAAAVIDEGLAKPLDTFTIPPTYTVDGQTFSDAFTHGTEERTLAGIIGYSMNTGTVMAGQRLSKEQRYDWLKKFGIGEAPDIGLPATASGILSPPDQWDGRQQYTVLFGQGVSQSTLQTVRAYQSIANNGVMLQPRLIDSYISPDGTEEKVPAQPSRQVVSDSTAQQVQDILESAVTEGEIKDAGIDGYRVGAKTGTSESPCDDGKSGYCGYTASIVGMAPMDDPRFIVEVVLQRPKGSIYGITNGPVFRSVMSQTLRTYNVQPSTGEPARMPQYAK; encoded by the coding sequence GTGGCGAAGACGACCGGCACGGCAGGAAAAAGCAAGGTACCCAACGCCACGAAGCGCTTGCGTCTGGGGCTGGGCATCATGCTCACACTCCTGCTGGTGGTGGGCGGAAAGCTGTTCCTGGTCCAGGGGCTCGACGTCGGCGGCATGGCCGAAGCGGCCCTGAACAGCCGGATGACGTCCGCCATCCTGCCGGCCGAGCGGGGCAGCATCCTGGACTCGCGCGGCACCGTCCTGGCCAACAGCGTGATCCGCTACAACATCGTGGTTGACCAGCGCGTCAACACGAAAACCGACTCCTACAAGCGGCTGGAACAAACCGACGGCCACGAAAAGCTGGTGGATGTCAGCCGCGACCAGGCAATCTCCGAACTCGCCTCGGCCCTGGGCATGGACACCAACGCCGTCAGGGACGCCGTCACCGGGCAGCAGCCGTATTACATTGTGGCCAAGGACGTGAAGCCCGACGTTGAGGACCGTATCTCCAAGCTCCAGGTCCCGGGCATCGTGGCCGAAGGCGTGAGCAAGCGTGTCTACCCTAACGGTGCGGTCGCTGGGGGAGTGGTGGGATTCCTCCAGGACGGCACCACCGGGCTGGCAGGCATTGAGCAGACACAGGACGACAAGCTGAAGGGAACGGACGGCAAGCGCCTGTTCGAGATCGGAGCGGACGGGCTGCGCATCCCCGTGGGCCTTGACGAGCTGACCCCGCCCCAGAACGGCAAGGACGTCAAACTCACCCTCAACTCCGACCTGCAGTACTTTGCCCAGCAGGCCATCCAGAGCCAGGCGGACAAACTGAGCGCCGAATGGGGCGTCATCATCGTCATGGACGCCAAGACCGGCAACCTGCTTGCCCTGGCGGACACCAACTCCCCGGATCCCAACAACCCCGGGCTGGTGGCAGCGAAGGACCGCGGCGTCCGCTCCGTGACCGCAGCGTATGAGCCCGGCTCGGTGGAGAAGATGATGACCGCCGCGGCTGTCATCGATGAAGGCCTCGCCAAGCCACTGGACACGTTCACCATTCCGCCCACCTACACCGTGGACGGCCAGACGTTCAGCGACGCGTTTACGCACGGCACCGAGGAACGGACGCTGGCAGGAATCATCGGGTACTCCATGAACACCGGAACCGTGATGGCTGGCCAGCGGCTGAGCAAGGAACAGCGCTACGACTGGCTGAAGAAGTTCGGCATTGGCGAGGCGCCGGACATCGGACTTCCCGCAACGGCATCCGGCATCCTCTCGCCCCCGGACCAGTGGGACGGGCGCCAGCAGTACACCGTCCTGTTCGGGCAGGGCGTTTCGCAGTCCACGCTCCAGACGGTCCGGGCCTACCAGAGCATCGCGAACAACGGCGTGATGCTGCAGCCACGGCTGATCGACTCCTACATTTCCCCGGACGGGACTGAGGAGAAGGTACCGGCACAGCCCTCCCGGCAGGTCGTTTCGGACAGCACGGCCCAGCAGGTCCAGGACATCCTGGAAAGCGCCGTCACCGAGGGCGAAATCAAGGACGCGGGCATCGACGGCTACCGCGTAGGAGCCAAGACGGGTACGTCCGAATCGCCCTGCGACGACGGCAAGTCCGGCTACTGCGGCTACACCGCCTCCATCGTGGGAATGGCGCCGATGGATGATCCGCGGTTTATTGTGGAGGTGGTGCTCCAGCGGCCGAAGGGCAGCATCTACGGCATCACCAACGGACCGGTGTTCCGCTCCGTTATGAGCCAGACGCTGCGGACCTACAACGTCCAGCCTTCAACCGGCGAGCCGGCCAGGATGCCCCAGTACGCCAAATAG